A single genomic interval of Panthera tigris isolate Pti1 chromosome E3, P.tigris_Pti1_mat1.1, whole genome shotgun sequence harbors:
- the VASN gene encoding vasorin isoform X2 — translation MYPRIPLPPMLPPLLLLLLAPGPGVQCCPTGCQCNQPQTVFCAARQGTTVPRDVPPDTASLYVFENGITTLDAGSFASLPGLQLLDLSQNQLASLPGGVFQPLANLSNLDLTANRLREITNETFRGLRRLERLYLGKNRIRHIQPGAFDTLDSLLELKLQDNELRALPPLHLPRLLLLDLSHNSLPALEPGTLDTANVEALRLAGLGLRRLDEGLFGRLRNLHDLDVSDNQLERVPPAIRGLRGLTRLRLAGNTRIAQLRPESLAGLVALQELDLSNLSLQALPHELSTLFPRLRLLAAARNPFNCVCPLSWFGPWVRESRVALASPEETRCHFPPKNAGRLLLDLEYADFGCPATTTTATAPTTKPMAWGPTLSPSSPAPTWLSPTQPATEAPSLPPAAPPTLGAPPRPQDCPASICLNGGTCHLGVHGHLECLCPELFTGLYCESRVRQGPQPSPAPATPEPPQPLPLGIEPASPTSLRVGLQRYLQGSTAQLRSLRLTYRNLSGPDKRPVTLRLPASLAEYTVTQLRPNATYSICVRLLGAGRVPEGEEACGEARTPPAVRSNHAPVTQAREGNLPLLIAPALAAVLLAALAAVGAAYCVRRGRTAADATHGKGQVGPGTGPLELEGVKAPLEPGPKATEGGGEAPPSGPECEVPLMGYPGASPQGPLPTKPYI, via the coding sequence ATGTACCCCAGAATCCCTCTGCCCCCAATGCTGCCGCcactactgctgctgctgctggccccAGGCCCCGGAGTGCAGTGCTGCCCGACAGGCTGCCAGTGCAACCAGCCGCAGACGGTCTTCTGTGCTGCCCGCCAGGGAACCACAGTGCCCCGGGACGTGCCCCCTGACACAGCAAGCCTTTATGTCTTCGAGAACGGCATCACCACACTCGATGCAGGCAGCTTTGCCAGCCTGCCAGGGCTGCAGCTCCTAGACCTGTCACAGAACCAGCTCGCCAGCCTGCCCGGCGGGGTCTTCCAACCACTCGCCAACCTCAGCAACCTGGACCTGACTGCCAACAGGCTGCGCGAGATCACCAACGAGACCTTCCGCGGCCTGCGGCGCCTAGAGCGCCTCTACCTGGGCAAGAACCGCATCCGCCACATCCAGCCCGGAGCCTTTGACACACTAGACAGCCTCCTGGAGCTCAAGCTGCAGGACAACGAGCTGCGGGCCCTGCCCCCGCTGCACCTGCCGCGCCTGCTGCTGCTCGACCTCAGTCACAACAGCCTCCCGGCCCTGGAGCCTGGCACCTTGGACACTGCCAACGTGGAGGCACTGAGGCTGGCCGGCCTGGGACTGCGGCGGCTGGACGAGGGGCTCTTTGGCCGCTTACGCAACCTCCACGACCTGGATGTGTCCGACAACCAGCTGGAGCGAGTCCCGCCGGCCATCCGGGGCCTCCGGGGACTGACACGCCTGCGGCTAGCCGGTAACACCCGCATTGCCCAGCTGCGGCCCGAGAGCCTGGCTGGCCTGGTGGCCCTGCAAGAGCTGGACCTGAGCAACCTGAGCCTGCAGGCGCTCCCACACGAGCTCTCTACCCTCTTCCCCCGCCTGCGGCTCCTGGCGGCCGCCCGCAACCCCTTCAACTGCGTGTGTCCCCTCAGCTGGTTTGGCCCTTGGGTGCGGGAGAGCCGCGTAGCACTGGCCAGCCCGGAGGAGACACGCTGCCACTTCCCACCCAAGAACGCTGGCCGGCTGCTCCTAGACCTTGAATATGCTGACTTTGGCTgcccagccaccaccaccacagccACGGCACCCACCACAAAGCCCATGGCTTGGGGGCCAACTCTCTCACCTTCCAGTCCAGCTCCCACCTGGCTCAGCCCCACGCAGCCTGCCACGGAGGCCCCCAGCCTGCCGCCTGCCGCCCCACCCACTCTGGGAGCTCCCCCGAGGCCCCAGGACTGCCCAGCGTCCATCTGCCTCAACGGGGGCACCTGTCACCTGGGGGTGCACGGCCACCTGGAGTGCCTGTGCCCTGAGCTCTTCACGGGCCTCTACTGCGAGAGCCGGGTGAGGCAggggccccagcccagccccgccccggccACGCCGGAGCCGCCGCAGCCCCTGCCCCTTGGCATCGAGCCAGCGAGCCCCACCTCCCTGCGCGTGGGGCTGCAGCGCTACCTGCAGGGCAGCACCGCGCAGCTCAGGAGCCTCCGCCTCACTTACCGTAACCTGTCAGGCCCCGACAAGCGGCCGGTGACGCTGCGGCTGCCCGCTTCGCTTGCTGAGTACACAGTCACCCAGCTGCGGCCCAACGCCACCTACTCCATCTGCGTCAGGCTTCTGGGGGCCGGGCGGGTGCCCGAGGGCGAAGAGGCCTGTGGGGAGGCCCGCACACCCCCAGCCGTCCGCTCCAACCATGCCCCTGTCACCCAGGCCCGGGAGGGCAACCTGCCGCTCCTCATCGCTCCCGCCCTGGCTGCAGTGCTCCTGGCCGCACTGGCTGCCGTGGGGGCAGCCTACTGTGTGCGGCGGGGACGGACGGCAGCGGATGCCACTCACGGCAAAGGACAAGTGGGGCCAGGGACTGGGCCCCTGGAGCTGGAGGGGGTGAAGGCCCCCTTGGAGCCAGGCCCCAAGGCGACTGAGGGCGGTGGGGAAGCTCCACCCAGTGGGCCGGAGTGTGAGGTGCCTCTCATGGGCTACCCGGGGGccagcccccaggggcccctccccacTAAGCCCTACATCTAA
- the VASN gene encoding vasorin isoform X1 gives MVSCLYHFSAPRTQKMYPRIPLPPMLPPLLLLLLAPGPGVQCCPTGCQCNQPQTVFCAARQGTTVPRDVPPDTASLYVFENGITTLDAGSFASLPGLQLLDLSQNQLASLPGGVFQPLANLSNLDLTANRLREITNETFRGLRRLERLYLGKNRIRHIQPGAFDTLDSLLELKLQDNELRALPPLHLPRLLLLDLSHNSLPALEPGTLDTANVEALRLAGLGLRRLDEGLFGRLRNLHDLDVSDNQLERVPPAIRGLRGLTRLRLAGNTRIAQLRPESLAGLVALQELDLSNLSLQALPHELSTLFPRLRLLAAARNPFNCVCPLSWFGPWVRESRVALASPEETRCHFPPKNAGRLLLDLEYADFGCPATTTTATAPTTKPMAWGPTLSPSSPAPTWLSPTQPATEAPSLPPAAPPTLGAPPRPQDCPASICLNGGTCHLGVHGHLECLCPELFTGLYCESRVRQGPQPSPAPATPEPPQPLPLGIEPASPTSLRVGLQRYLQGSTAQLRSLRLTYRNLSGPDKRPVTLRLPASLAEYTVTQLRPNATYSICVRLLGAGRVPEGEEACGEARTPPAVRSNHAPVTQAREGNLPLLIAPALAAVLLAALAAVGAAYCVRRGRTAADATHGKGQVGPGTGPLELEGVKAPLEPGPKATEGGGEAPPSGPECEVPLMGYPGASPQGPLPTKPYI, from the coding sequence ATGGTCTCCTGTCTCTACCACTTCTCTGCTCCCAGGACCCAGAAGATGTACCCCAGAATCCCTCTGCCCCCAATGCTGCCGCcactactgctgctgctgctggccccAGGCCCCGGAGTGCAGTGCTGCCCGACAGGCTGCCAGTGCAACCAGCCGCAGACGGTCTTCTGTGCTGCCCGCCAGGGAACCACAGTGCCCCGGGACGTGCCCCCTGACACAGCAAGCCTTTATGTCTTCGAGAACGGCATCACCACACTCGATGCAGGCAGCTTTGCCAGCCTGCCAGGGCTGCAGCTCCTAGACCTGTCACAGAACCAGCTCGCCAGCCTGCCCGGCGGGGTCTTCCAACCACTCGCCAACCTCAGCAACCTGGACCTGACTGCCAACAGGCTGCGCGAGATCACCAACGAGACCTTCCGCGGCCTGCGGCGCCTAGAGCGCCTCTACCTGGGCAAGAACCGCATCCGCCACATCCAGCCCGGAGCCTTTGACACACTAGACAGCCTCCTGGAGCTCAAGCTGCAGGACAACGAGCTGCGGGCCCTGCCCCCGCTGCACCTGCCGCGCCTGCTGCTGCTCGACCTCAGTCACAACAGCCTCCCGGCCCTGGAGCCTGGCACCTTGGACACTGCCAACGTGGAGGCACTGAGGCTGGCCGGCCTGGGACTGCGGCGGCTGGACGAGGGGCTCTTTGGCCGCTTACGCAACCTCCACGACCTGGATGTGTCCGACAACCAGCTGGAGCGAGTCCCGCCGGCCATCCGGGGCCTCCGGGGACTGACACGCCTGCGGCTAGCCGGTAACACCCGCATTGCCCAGCTGCGGCCCGAGAGCCTGGCTGGCCTGGTGGCCCTGCAAGAGCTGGACCTGAGCAACCTGAGCCTGCAGGCGCTCCCACACGAGCTCTCTACCCTCTTCCCCCGCCTGCGGCTCCTGGCGGCCGCCCGCAACCCCTTCAACTGCGTGTGTCCCCTCAGCTGGTTTGGCCCTTGGGTGCGGGAGAGCCGCGTAGCACTGGCCAGCCCGGAGGAGACACGCTGCCACTTCCCACCCAAGAACGCTGGCCGGCTGCTCCTAGACCTTGAATATGCTGACTTTGGCTgcccagccaccaccaccacagccACGGCACCCACCACAAAGCCCATGGCTTGGGGGCCAACTCTCTCACCTTCCAGTCCAGCTCCCACCTGGCTCAGCCCCACGCAGCCTGCCACGGAGGCCCCCAGCCTGCCGCCTGCCGCCCCACCCACTCTGGGAGCTCCCCCGAGGCCCCAGGACTGCCCAGCGTCCATCTGCCTCAACGGGGGCACCTGTCACCTGGGGGTGCACGGCCACCTGGAGTGCCTGTGCCCTGAGCTCTTCACGGGCCTCTACTGCGAGAGCCGGGTGAGGCAggggccccagcccagccccgccccggccACGCCGGAGCCGCCGCAGCCCCTGCCCCTTGGCATCGAGCCAGCGAGCCCCACCTCCCTGCGCGTGGGGCTGCAGCGCTACCTGCAGGGCAGCACCGCGCAGCTCAGGAGCCTCCGCCTCACTTACCGTAACCTGTCAGGCCCCGACAAGCGGCCGGTGACGCTGCGGCTGCCCGCTTCGCTTGCTGAGTACACAGTCACCCAGCTGCGGCCCAACGCCACCTACTCCATCTGCGTCAGGCTTCTGGGGGCCGGGCGGGTGCCCGAGGGCGAAGAGGCCTGTGGGGAGGCCCGCACACCCCCAGCCGTCCGCTCCAACCATGCCCCTGTCACCCAGGCCCGGGAGGGCAACCTGCCGCTCCTCATCGCTCCCGCCCTGGCTGCAGTGCTCCTGGCCGCACTGGCTGCCGTGGGGGCAGCCTACTGTGTGCGGCGGGGACGGACGGCAGCGGATGCCACTCACGGCAAAGGACAAGTGGGGCCAGGGACTGGGCCCCTGGAGCTGGAGGGGGTGAAGGCCCCCTTGGAGCCAGGCCCCAAGGCGACTGAGGGCGGTGGGGAAGCTCCACCCAGTGGGCCGGAGTGTGAGGTGCCTCTCATGGGCTACCCGGGGGccagcccccaggggcccctccccacTAAGCCCTACATCTAA